From the Daucus carota subsp. sativus chromosome 8, DH1 v3.0, whole genome shotgun sequence genome, one window contains:
- the LOC108200036 gene encoding uncharacterized protein LOC108200036 isoform X4, whose product MEGKAEEVIEQVVKLTLTDATLGAVDLALSPSFCSHLLEPDHLIDHAHDTASDFTQGVPAYPLYKSLASALCKSISCGAFCGPEKTTLIDTEESLYHKQQEEEEWSKLIKEKGFDLVQVLKMLNFDLHVQEPFFSQLKDGLKTVEGRCAVGDYKRISPGALILFNKCLVLQVQDVQKYASFSEMLEAESIEKVLPGVKTIKEGVQIYRNFYPEEMERLNGVLSIRVTKPTFQLSDAMASIIRGLSYKGVQQLLGIVHTEGTSLMALPPPRSSILSSFLSPHNANSSTLTVGARSLAKHVHRSSLRFWGNFCDSAKNLLALDVIRKLLANCCWLNLHIVPPHGVVFEIRVADGYGARWSEDGTKFIGFLEPYMENGHSKGWKH is encoded by the exons ATGGAGGGAAAAGCAGAGGAGGTAATAGAGCAAGTGGTGAAGTTAACACTCACGGACGCAACTCTCGGTGCTGTGGACTTGGCTTTATCTCCAAGTTTCTGTTCCCATCTCCTTGAACCAGATCATCTCATCGATCACGCTCATG ATACGGCCTCGGATTTTACTCAAGGCGTGCCGGCGTATCCTTTATACAAGAGCCTTGCATCAGCTTTGTGCAAGTCCATATCTTGTGGAGCCTTTTGTGGTCCTGAGAAAACGACATTGATCGACACGGAAGAATCTCTATATCATAaacaacaagaagaagaagaatggaGCAAATTGATCAAGGAGAAAGGATTTGATCTCGTACAA GTATTGAAGatgttgaattttgatttaCATGTCCAGGAGCCTTTCTTTTCCCAGCTCAAAG ATGGACTGAAAACAGTTGAAGGGAGGTGCGCTGTTGGTGACTACAAAAG AATAAGCCCGGGGGcattaattctttttaacaAATGTTTGGTGCTTCAGGTTCAG GATGTCCAAAAGTATGCTTCCTTTTCTGAAATGTTAGAGGCAGAAAGTATTGAGAAAGTACTTCCTGGAGTAAAGACTATTAAAGAAG GAGTGCAAATTTATCGAAATTTTTACCCTGAAGAGATGGAAAGGTTGAATGGTGTTCTCTCAATACGCGTTACAAAACCAACCTTTCAGCTTTCTGATGCAATGGCTTCCATTATCAGG GGGTTGAGTTATAAAGGTGTGCAGCAACTTCTGGGTATAGTTCACACCGAAGGAACAAGTCTAATGGCGCTACCTCCACCACGATCATCAATATTGTCATCATTCCTGTCTCCTCATAATGCAAAT AGTTCTACATTGACTGTTGGAGCCAGGTCATTGGCTAAGCATGTTCACAGGAGCAGTCTCAGATTTTGGGGTAATTTTTGTG ATTCAGCGAAGAATTTGCTTGCTCTTGATGTCATTAGGAAGCTACTAGCTAACTGTTGCTGGTTAAATCTTCATATTGTTCCGCCACATGGCGTTGTATTCGAGATCCGGGTTGCTGATGGTTATGGTGCAAGGTGGTCAGAAGATGGAACCAAG TTTATTGGATTTCTTGAGCCGTACATGGAGAACGGACACTCAAAGGGTTGGAAGCACTAA
- the LOC108200036 gene encoding uncharacterized protein LOC108200036 isoform X3 has product MEGKAEEVIEQVVKLTLTDATLGAVDLALSPSFCSHLLEPDHLIDHAHDTASDFTQGVPAYPLYKSLASALCKSISCGAFCGPEKTTLIDTEESLYHKQQEEEEWSKLIKEKGFDLVQVLKMLNFDLHVQEPFFSQLKDGLKTVEGRCAVGDYKRISPGALILFNKCLVLQVQDVQKYASFSEMLEAESIEKVLPGVKTIKEGVQIYRNFYPEEMERLNGVLSIRVTKPTFQLSDAMASIIRGLSYKGVQQLLGIVHTEGTSLMALPPPRSSILSSFLSPHNANVKSSTLTVGARSLAKHVHRSSLRFWGNFCDSAKNLLALDVIRKLLANCCWLNLHIVPPHGVVFEIRVADGYGARWSEDGTKFIGFLEPYMENGHSKGWKH; this is encoded by the exons ATGGAGGGAAAAGCAGAGGAGGTAATAGAGCAAGTGGTGAAGTTAACACTCACGGACGCAACTCTCGGTGCTGTGGACTTGGCTTTATCTCCAAGTTTCTGTTCCCATCTCCTTGAACCAGATCATCTCATCGATCACGCTCATG ATACGGCCTCGGATTTTACTCAAGGCGTGCCGGCGTATCCTTTATACAAGAGCCTTGCATCAGCTTTGTGCAAGTCCATATCTTGTGGAGCCTTTTGTGGTCCTGAGAAAACGACATTGATCGACACGGAAGAATCTCTATATCATAaacaacaagaagaagaagaatggaGCAAATTGATCAAGGAGAAAGGATTTGATCTCGTACAA GTATTGAAGatgttgaattttgatttaCATGTCCAGGAGCCTTTCTTTTCCCAGCTCAAAG ATGGACTGAAAACAGTTGAAGGGAGGTGCGCTGTTGGTGACTACAAAAG AATAAGCCCGGGGGcattaattctttttaacaAATGTTTGGTGCTTCAGGTTCAG GATGTCCAAAAGTATGCTTCCTTTTCTGAAATGTTAGAGGCAGAAAGTATTGAGAAAGTACTTCCTGGAGTAAAGACTATTAAAGAAG GAGTGCAAATTTATCGAAATTTTTACCCTGAAGAGATGGAAAGGTTGAATGGTGTTCTCTCAATACGCGTTACAAAACCAACCTTTCAGCTTTCTGATGCAATGGCTTCCATTATCAGG GGGTTGAGTTATAAAGGTGTGCAGCAACTTCTGGGTATAGTTCACACCGAAGGAACAAGTCTAATGGCGCTACCTCCACCACGATCATCAATATTGTCATCATTCCTGTCTCCTCATAATGCAAAT GTTAAGAGTTCTACATTGACTGTTGGAGCCAGGTCATTGGCTAAGCATGTTCACAGGAGCAGTCTCAGATTTTGGGGTAATTTTTGTG ATTCAGCGAAGAATTTGCTTGCTCTTGATGTCATTAGGAAGCTACTAGCTAACTGTTGCTGGTTAAATCTTCATATTGTTCCGCCACATGGCGTTGTATTCGAGATCCGGGTTGCTGATGGTTATGGTGCAAGGTGGTCAGAAGATGGAACCAAG TTTATTGGATTTCTTGAGCCGTACATGGAGAACGGACACTCAAAGGGTTGGAAGCACTAA
- the LOC108200036 gene encoding uncharacterized protein LOC108200036 isoform X2, with the protein MEGKAEEVIEQVVKLTLTDATLGAVDLALSPSFCSHLLEPDHLIDHAHDTASDFTQGVPAYPLYKSLASALCKSISCGAFCGPEKTTLIDTEESLYHKQQEEEEWSKLIKEKGFDLVQVLKMLNFDLHVQEPFFSQLKDGLKTVEGRCAVGDYKRISPGALILFNKCLVLQVQDVQKYASFSEMLEAESIEKVLPGVKTIKEGVQIYRNFYPEEMERLNGVLSIRVTKPTFQLSDAMASIIRGLSYKGVQQLLGIVHTEGTSLMALPPPRSSILSSFLSPHNANSSTLTVGARSLAKHVHRSSLRFWGNFCGNDSAKNLLALDVIRKLLANCCWLNLHIVPPHGVVFEIRVADGYGARWSEDGTKFIGFLEPYMENGHSKGWKH; encoded by the exons ATGGAGGGAAAAGCAGAGGAGGTAATAGAGCAAGTGGTGAAGTTAACACTCACGGACGCAACTCTCGGTGCTGTGGACTTGGCTTTATCTCCAAGTTTCTGTTCCCATCTCCTTGAACCAGATCATCTCATCGATCACGCTCATG ATACGGCCTCGGATTTTACTCAAGGCGTGCCGGCGTATCCTTTATACAAGAGCCTTGCATCAGCTTTGTGCAAGTCCATATCTTGTGGAGCCTTTTGTGGTCCTGAGAAAACGACATTGATCGACACGGAAGAATCTCTATATCATAaacaacaagaagaagaagaatggaGCAAATTGATCAAGGAGAAAGGATTTGATCTCGTACAA GTATTGAAGatgttgaattttgatttaCATGTCCAGGAGCCTTTCTTTTCCCAGCTCAAAG ATGGACTGAAAACAGTTGAAGGGAGGTGCGCTGTTGGTGACTACAAAAG AATAAGCCCGGGGGcattaattctttttaacaAATGTTTGGTGCTTCAGGTTCAG GATGTCCAAAAGTATGCTTCCTTTTCTGAAATGTTAGAGGCAGAAAGTATTGAGAAAGTACTTCCTGGAGTAAAGACTATTAAAGAAG GAGTGCAAATTTATCGAAATTTTTACCCTGAAGAGATGGAAAGGTTGAATGGTGTTCTCTCAATACGCGTTACAAAACCAACCTTTCAGCTTTCTGATGCAATGGCTTCCATTATCAGG GGGTTGAGTTATAAAGGTGTGCAGCAACTTCTGGGTATAGTTCACACCGAAGGAACAAGTCTAATGGCGCTACCTCCACCACGATCATCAATATTGTCATCATTCCTGTCTCCTCATAATGCAAAT AGTTCTACATTGACTGTTGGAGCCAGGTCATTGGCTAAGCATGTTCACAGGAGCAGTCTCAGATTTTGGGGTAATTTTTGTGGTAATG ATTCAGCGAAGAATTTGCTTGCTCTTGATGTCATTAGGAAGCTACTAGCTAACTGTTGCTGGTTAAATCTTCATATTGTTCCGCCACATGGCGTTGTATTCGAGATCCGGGTTGCTGATGGTTATGGTGCAAGGTGGTCAGAAGATGGAACCAAG TTTATTGGATTTCTTGAGCCGTACATGGAGAACGGACACTCAAAGGGTTGGAAGCACTAA
- the LOC108200036 gene encoding uncharacterized protein LOC108200036 isoform X1 — protein MEGKAEEVIEQVVKLTLTDATLGAVDLALSPSFCSHLLEPDHLIDHAHDTASDFTQGVPAYPLYKSLASALCKSISCGAFCGPEKTTLIDTEESLYHKQQEEEEWSKLIKEKGFDLVQVLKMLNFDLHVQEPFFSQLKDGLKTVEGRCAVGDYKRISPGALILFNKCLVLQVQDVQKYASFSEMLEAESIEKVLPGVKTIKEGVQIYRNFYPEEMERLNGVLSIRVTKPTFQLSDAMASIIRGLSYKGVQQLLGIVHTEGTSLMALPPPRSSILSSFLSPHNANVKSSTLTVGARSLAKHVHRSSLRFWGNFCGNDSAKNLLALDVIRKLLANCCWLNLHIVPPHGVVFEIRVADGYGARWSEDGTKFIGFLEPYMENGHSKGWKH, from the exons ATGGAGGGAAAAGCAGAGGAGGTAATAGAGCAAGTGGTGAAGTTAACACTCACGGACGCAACTCTCGGTGCTGTGGACTTGGCTTTATCTCCAAGTTTCTGTTCCCATCTCCTTGAACCAGATCATCTCATCGATCACGCTCATG ATACGGCCTCGGATTTTACTCAAGGCGTGCCGGCGTATCCTTTATACAAGAGCCTTGCATCAGCTTTGTGCAAGTCCATATCTTGTGGAGCCTTTTGTGGTCCTGAGAAAACGACATTGATCGACACGGAAGAATCTCTATATCATAaacaacaagaagaagaagaatggaGCAAATTGATCAAGGAGAAAGGATTTGATCTCGTACAA GTATTGAAGatgttgaattttgatttaCATGTCCAGGAGCCTTTCTTTTCCCAGCTCAAAG ATGGACTGAAAACAGTTGAAGGGAGGTGCGCTGTTGGTGACTACAAAAG AATAAGCCCGGGGGcattaattctttttaacaAATGTTTGGTGCTTCAGGTTCAG GATGTCCAAAAGTATGCTTCCTTTTCTGAAATGTTAGAGGCAGAAAGTATTGAGAAAGTACTTCCTGGAGTAAAGACTATTAAAGAAG GAGTGCAAATTTATCGAAATTTTTACCCTGAAGAGATGGAAAGGTTGAATGGTGTTCTCTCAATACGCGTTACAAAACCAACCTTTCAGCTTTCTGATGCAATGGCTTCCATTATCAGG GGGTTGAGTTATAAAGGTGTGCAGCAACTTCTGGGTATAGTTCACACCGAAGGAACAAGTCTAATGGCGCTACCTCCACCACGATCATCAATATTGTCATCATTCCTGTCTCCTCATAATGCAAAT GTTAAGAGTTCTACATTGACTGTTGGAGCCAGGTCATTGGCTAAGCATGTTCACAGGAGCAGTCTCAGATTTTGGGGTAATTTTTGTGGTAATG ATTCAGCGAAGAATTTGCTTGCTCTTGATGTCATTAGGAAGCTACTAGCTAACTGTTGCTGGTTAAATCTTCATATTGTTCCGCCACATGGCGTTGTATTCGAGATCCGGGTTGCTGATGGTTATGGTGCAAGGTGGTCAGAAGATGGAACCAAG TTTATTGGATTTCTTGAGCCGTACATGGAGAACGGACACTCAAAGGGTTGGAAGCACTAA
- the LOC108199907 gene encoding protein BREAST CANCER SUSCEPTIBILITY 2 homolog A-like isoform X2 — protein sequence MAIVMKQLDGPDEAIQLAYNERYLTFCNVMEELKYRYEREVNHGHRSATKTILEGDLPPSSVLVLCISSVQTNTEAMTENISNSHGVDKSTVANVELTDRWSAVNAVLDAPLSKKLASGILFVRQKHKVFQLFFLSMYFCSLVLNSFFLNSHH from the exons ATGGCAATTGTGATGAAACAGTTGGACGGACCCGATGAGGCGATTCAG CTTGCATATAATGAAAGATATCTGACCTTTTGTAATGTGATGGAAGAATTAAAATACAG ATACGAGAGAGAAGTAAATCATGGACATCGATCAGCGACTAAAACAATCTTAGAAGGAGATCTACCACCATCTTCTGTACTGGTACTTTGCATATCGTCCGTCCAGACAAATACCGAGGCAATGACCGAAAATATCTCTAACTCACATGGAGTTGATAAAAGTACAGTTGCAAATGTGGAATTAACAGATAGGTG GTCTGCAGTGAATGCGGTACTGGATGCACCATTGTCTAAGAAGCTGGCCTCTGGGATACTGTTTGTCAGACAAAAACATAAGGTGTttcagttattttttttatccatGTATTTTTGCAGTTTAGtattaaattcattttttcTAAATTCCCATCATTAG
- the LOC108199907 gene encoding protein BREAST CANCER SUSCEPTIBILITY 2 homolog A-like isoform X6, with amino-acid sequence MRRFSWVTNNYKWIVLKLAYNERYLTFCNVMEELKYRYEREVNHGHRSATKTILEGDLPPSSVLVLCISSVQTNTEAMTENISNSHGVDKSTVANVELTDRWSAVNAVLDAPLSKKLASGILFVRQKHKGIH; translated from the exons ATGAGGCGATTCAG TTGGGTTACAAATAACTATAAGTGGATTGTCTTGAAGCTTGCATATAATGAAAGATATCTGACCTTTTGTAATGTGATGGAAGAATTAAAATACAG ATACGAGAGAGAAGTAAATCATGGACATCGATCAGCGACTAAAACAATCTTAGAAGGAGATCTACCACCATCTTCTGTACTGGTACTTTGCATATCGTCCGTCCAGACAAATACCGAGGCAATGACCGAAAATATCTCTAACTCACATGGAGTTGATAAAAGTACAGTTGCAAATGTGGAATTAACAGATAGGTG GTCTGCAGTGAATGCGGTACTGGATGCACCATTGTCTAAGAAGCTGGCCTCTGGGATACTGTTTGTCAGACAAAAACATAAG GGAATACACTAA
- the LOC108199907 gene encoding protein BREAST CANCER SUSCEPTIBILITY 2 homolog A-like isoform X3, protein MRRFSWVTNNYKWIVLKLAYNERYLTFCNVMEELKYRYEREVNHGHRSATKTILEGDLPPSSVLVLCISSVQTNTEAMTENISNSHGVDKSTVANVELTDRWSAVNAVLDAPLSKKLASGILFVRQKHKCLCCLKILWNRTMWLG, encoded by the exons ATGAGGCGATTCAG TTGGGTTACAAATAACTATAAGTGGATTGTCTTGAAGCTTGCATATAATGAAAGATATCTGACCTTTTGTAATGTGATGGAAGAATTAAAATACAG ATACGAGAGAGAAGTAAATCATGGACATCGATCAGCGACTAAAACAATCTTAGAAGGAGATCTACCACCATCTTCTGTACTGGTACTTTGCATATCGTCCGTCCAGACAAATACCGAGGCAATGACCGAAAATATCTCTAACTCACATGGAGTTGATAAAAGTACAGTTGCAAATGTGGAATTAACAGATAGGTG GTCTGCAGTGAATGCGGTACTGGATGCACCATTGTCTAAGAAGCTGGCCTCTGGGATACTGTTTGTCAGACAAAAACATAAG TGCTTATGCTGTCTGAAGATCCTCTGGAACAGGACTATGTGGCTGGGCTAG
- the LOC108199907 gene encoding protein BREAST CANCER SUSCEPTIBILITY 2 homolog A-like isoform X7 produces the protein MRRFSWVTNNYKWIVLKLAYNERYLTFCNVMEELKYRYEREVNHGHRSATKTILEGDLPPSSVLVLCISSVQTNTEAMTENISNSHGVDKSTVANVELTDRCECGTGCTIV, from the exons ATGAGGCGATTCAG TTGGGTTACAAATAACTATAAGTGGATTGTCTTGAAGCTTGCATATAATGAAAGATATCTGACCTTTTGTAATGTGATGGAAGAATTAAAATACAG ATACGAGAGAGAAGTAAATCATGGACATCGATCAGCGACTAAAACAATCTTAGAAGGAGATCTACCACCATCTTCTGTACTGGTACTTTGCATATCGTCCGTCCAGACAAATACCGAGGCAATGACCGAAAATATCTCTAACTCACATGGAGTTGATAAAAGTACAGTTGCAAATGTGGAATTAACAGATAGGTG TGAATGCGGTACTGGATGCACCATTGTCTAA
- the LOC108199907 gene encoding protein BREAST CANCER SUSCEPTIBILITY 2 homolog A-like isoform X4, with the protein MRRFSWVTNNYKWIVLKLAYNERYLTFCNVMEELKYRYEREVNHGHRSATKTILEGDLPPSSVLVLCISSVQTNTEAMTENISNSHGVDKSTVANVELTDRSAVNAVLDAPLSKKLASGILFVRQKHKCLCCLKILWNRTMWLG; encoded by the exons ATGAGGCGATTCAG TTGGGTTACAAATAACTATAAGTGGATTGTCTTGAAGCTTGCATATAATGAAAGATATCTGACCTTTTGTAATGTGATGGAAGAATTAAAATACAG ATACGAGAGAGAAGTAAATCATGGACATCGATCAGCGACTAAAACAATCTTAGAAGGAGATCTACCACCATCTTCTGTACTGGTACTTTGCATATCGTCCGTCCAGACAAATACCGAGGCAATGACCGAAAATATCTCTAACTCACATGGAGTTGATAAAAGTACAGTTGCAAATGTGGAATTAACAGATAG GTCTGCAGTGAATGCGGTACTGGATGCACCATTGTCTAAGAAGCTGGCCTCTGGGATACTGTTTGTCAGACAAAAACATAAG TGCTTATGCTGTCTGAAGATCCTCTGGAACAGGACTATGTGGCTGGGCTAG
- the LOC108199907 gene encoding uncharacterized protein LOC108199907 isoform X1 → MNYVKSGKSGCASLAFDCIESGGVVPCTFVGIKRIYLVLYWKSDRECAERSERMEANKQQLHNQRRGCCRSYVLVTEGGCRNSNMHQSTKEAFKNSGLNGRDVTPFTRLIVVWLTTKLVRRSVTREKACFRFQTRLSNRWIYSVTCIRCFRDCSI, encoded by the exons ATGAACTATGTAAAATCAGGTAAGAGTGGTTGTGCCTCCCTAGCGTTTGACTGTATAGAGAGTGGTGGAGTAGTTCCCTGCACATTTGTCGGAATAAAAAGAATATACCTTGTTCTATATTGGAAAAG TGACAGGGAATGCGCTGAAAGATCTGAGAGGATGGAAGCTAATAAGCAGCAGTTACATAACCAAAG GCGCGGATGTTGCAGGAGTTATGTCTTAGTTACAGAGGGCGGATGCAG GAACTCAAACATGCATCAATCTACTAAAGAAGCTTTTAAAAATTCTGGTCTAAATGGGAGGGATGTCACCCCATTTACGAGATTGATTGTAGTCTGGTTAACCACTAAATTGGTCAGGAGAAGTGTTACCCGCGAAAAAGCTTGCTTCCGATTTCAAACTCGACTGAGCAACAG GTGGATTTACTCTGTGACATGCATACGCTGTTTCAGGGATTGTAGCATTTAG
- the LOC108199907 gene encoding uncharacterized protein LOC108199907 isoform X5 has product MNYVKSGKSGCASLAFDCIESGGVVPCTFVGIKRIYLVLYWKSDRECAERSERMEANKQQLHNQRRGCCRSYVLVTEGGCRNSNMHQSTKEAFKNSGLNGRDVTPFTRLIVVWLTTKLVRRSVTREKACFRFQTRLSNRDCSI; this is encoded by the exons ATGAACTATGTAAAATCAGGTAAGAGTGGTTGTGCCTCCCTAGCGTTTGACTGTATAGAGAGTGGTGGAGTAGTTCCCTGCACATTTGTCGGAATAAAAAGAATATACCTTGTTCTATATTGGAAAAG TGACAGGGAATGCGCTGAAAGATCTGAGAGGATGGAAGCTAATAAGCAGCAGTTACATAACCAAAG GCGCGGATGTTGCAGGAGTTATGTCTTAGTTACAGAGGGCGGATGCAG GAACTCAAACATGCATCAATCTACTAAAGAAGCTTTTAAAAATTCTGGTCTAAATGGGAGGGATGTCACCCCATTTACGAGATTGATTGTAGTCTGGTTAACCACTAAATTGGTCAGGAGAAGTGTTACCCGCGAAAAAGCTTGCTTCCGATTTCAAACTCGACTGAGCAACAG GGATTGTAGCATTTAG